The Starkeya sp. ORNL1 DNA window TGGCTGGCATGGTGGATCGCATGGCTGCGCTTCCAGTGGTCATACGGCGTCAGGGTCAGGACCCCGAGGACCCGGCCGGTCCAGTCATTGCTGCTCTTGTTGGAGAAGAACGAGCCATGGCCGCAATCGTGCTGGATCATGAACAGGCGGACCAGGAGACCGGCGGTCGGCAGCATTAGCAGGCCATAGAGCCAGACCTGGTCGAGCTTCAGCGCCAGCAGCATCGCGCCCCAGGCCAAGGCGAACGGCAGGGCGGTGATCGCGATTTCCAGGGCGCTGCGGCGCGCGTCGGAACGCCGATAGTGGTTCAGCTTCCGCATCCAGCTCACGGCATCCTGCTGTAACGTCACGGGCTGGATGGAAGTCGACATCAACGTTTCTCCGGCTGGGTACGCACCTTGATCGCGCGTGTCCGGGCGGATCGTGACGTTCGTGAATGGATGGTCGCGCGGGGCGCCGACCCTTCCATATCGTAATATGCTGGTTCACGGTGTCGAAAATGTGCGGGTGGTCGTTCCTCACCCAGCCGACCAAGCCGCCGCGTGACGTGCGGATTGCCCGTAAGCCGGGCCGATCGTCTCGAACATTCCGGAACCGCACCCTTTGGCACTCGTATCAATCGAGTGCCAAAGGGTGTACACCTCACGGCAGCAGGAAATGCCTGCCCAGCCCGAAAGGGGCATCCCATGAAATTCCGCCCGCTGCATGACCGCGTCGCCGTCCGGCGTCTCGAAGGCGAAGAGAAGTCCAAAGGCGGCATCATCATTCCCGATACCGCCAAGGAGAAGCCCTCCCAGGGCGAGATACTTGCGGTCGGCCCCGGCGCCCGCGACGAGGCCGGCAAGCTCGTGCCGCTCGACGTCAAGGTCGGCGACCTGGTGCTGTTCGGCAAATGGTCCGGCACCGAAGTCAAGATCGATGGTCAGGAGCTCCTGATCATGAAGGAAGCTGACATCATGGGCGTTATCGAGAAGGTCACGTCCGCCAAGAAGGCGGCCTGACAACTTCCCGCCTCGTCAGCTTTTCATAAAATATATTGGAGCACCACCATGGCTGCCAAAGAAGTACGTTTTTCCACTGACGCCCGTGACAGCATGCTGCGCGGCGTCGAGATCCTCACCAATGCGGTGAAGGTGACGCTCGGCCCGAAGGGCCGCAACGTCGTCATCGAGAAGAGCTTCGGCGCTCCGCGCATCACCAAGGACGGCGTCACCGTCGCCAAGGAGATCGAGTTGGCCGACAAGTTCGAGAATATGGGCGCGCAGATGGTGCGCGAAGTGGCCTCGAAGACCAATGATCTCGCCGGCGACGGCACCACCACCGCCACCGTGCTGGCCGCCGCGGTGATCCGTGAAGGCGCCAAGCTGGTCGCCGCCGGGATGAACCCGATGGACCTGAAGCGCGGCGTCGACCTCGCGGTGGTCGCCGTGGTCAAGGACATCGCGGCGCGCGCCAAGAAGGTCCGGTCGTCCGAGGAGATCGCCCAGGTCGGCACCATCGCCGCCAATGGCGACAACACCGTCGGCGATATGATCGCGAAGGCGATGCAGAAGGTCGGCAATGAGGGCGTGATCACCGTCGAGGAGGCCAAGAGCGCCGAGACCGAGCTCGAAGTGGTCGAGGGCATGCAGTTCGACCGCGGCTATCTCTCGCCCTACTTCATCACCAATGCCGAGAAGATGACCGTTGAGCTGGAGGATGCCTATCTCCTGCTCCATGAGAAGAAGCTCTCCGCATTGCAAAGCTTCCTGCCTCTGCTGGAAGCCGTCGCCCAAACCGGCAAGCCGCTGCTGATCGTTTCAGAGGATGTCGAGGGCGAGGCGCTGGCCACGCTCGTCGTCAACAAGCTGCGCGGCGGCCTGAAGGTCGCGGCGGTGAAGGCTCCGGGCTTCGGCGATCGCCGCAAGGCCATGCTGGAAGACATCGCCACGCTGACGGGCGGCCAGGTGGTTTCCGAAGATCTCGGCATCAAGCTGGAGAATGTCGCCATCGACATGCTCGGACGCGCCAAGCGGATCCGGATCGACAAGGACACCACGACGGTGGTCGACGGTGCTGGCAAGAAGAAAGACATCGAGGGCCGCGTGTCGCAGATCAAGGCGCAGATCGAGGAGACCACCTCGGACTACGACCGCGAGAAGCTGCAGGAGCGTCTGGCCAAGCTCGCCGGCGGCGTCGCGGTGATCCGCGTCGGCGGCGCGACCGAAGTCGAAGTGAAGGAAAAGAAGGACCGCGTCGACGACGCGCTGAACGCCACCCGCGCCGCGGTGGAAGAAGGCATCGTCCCGGGCGGCGGCATTGCCCTGCTGCGCGCCAAGAAGGCGGTGGAGAAGCTGACCTCCGACAATCCCGACATCGCTGCCGGCATCAAGATCGTGCTGCGCGCGCTGGAAGCCCCGATCCGCCAGATCGCCGAGAATGCCGGCGTGGAAGGTTCGATCGTGGTCGGCAAGGTGCAGGAATCGAAGGACCAGAACTTCGGCTTCAACGCCCAGACCGAGCAGTTCGTCGACATGATCGCCTCCGGCATCGTCGATCCGGCCAAGGTCGTGCGCACCGCTCTGCAGGATGCCGGTTCAGTCGCGGCGTTGCTCATCACCACCGAGGCGATGATTGCGGACATTCCTGCCAAGAATGCCCAGGTCGCGCCGGCCATGGGTGGAATGGGCGGCATGGACTACTGAGACGCGAAGACTGGTCCGTCGCACCGGTGCGACGGACCACCCGTCGCGCGTGGACCAGCCTCCCGGTAGTCCGGGAGGCTACGGCCATATCCAGGCTCTTCAAGCCGCGGAGGCTATGATGGCGATCAGTTTTCCGAACACCAGCCGGTCCTACGACCCGCTCAAGCGCTGCGTCCGCTTCTGGGGGTATGATTCGACATTCGAGATCTCGTTCTATCTCGCCGAAGATGCGCTGCAGAAGTTCAGTCCGCAGCCGCAAATGGACGAAGCCGTCTCGCTGAGCGTGTTCGACGGCAATCGCAAGCGTATCGAGAGAGCGGCCCACGCCGCTTATGAACGCCAGCGGCGCAGCTTCTACATGCTCTCGAAAGCCGATTTCTGACGGCTGTGCATCAGCATTTCGGCGCGCTCAGGTGAGTTTTGCCACCGATGAGACCGGTATAGGCTGACCGGAAACGAATGTGCCGAGCTTTATTTCAAGCTTTGCGCCATTGACCAGCCGCAGCATGATCGGTCCACGCTCTTTCCAGATCGTCGCAATCTGAGCAGGATCGACATTGGTGAGATAGCCAAATCCGTTGGAGCCGCTCCGGCCTTCGATCTTGTAGGCGGCCGATATTTCCTTGCCGCCGGCCAGAACATGGCCCTCGCCGAGGAATGACTTCGCTATCTTGATCAAATCCCTGTCTCCATGGACCTGACAGGTTACGCGCGCCTCGCCTGGATGTCGATATCAAATAAAAACAAATTAATATGGCCGCTCACGATATAGTACTGATCCGCGGGCGCACGATTTTATCGCTCATGAGGCGAGGGACAGGAATGAATATCCGACGAATGAACAGCGCGAACGACGCTGCGATTATCGCTAAACTGGAAAATCGCAAGGATTTGACGGGTTCATACAGCATCGAGGCGCGCACCGACGGCTCGTTCCTGGTGCAGCGCTATGATGACCCGGTATCGGGCAAGTTCCGCGCCTTCGTCGGGCGCCACGAGGACGGCACCCTCGACGGCCTTGAAGTCGCAGTCTTCAGAAGTGGACAGCTGACATTTGCCGACGCCGACTGGTCCCGTGTGACGGCGACGGTTTAGCCTCGCGCGCCCAATGGGCGGACCAGCAACCACCTGCGCTCGATGCAACAGAAACGGCGGCCGATCTTTCGATCGCGCCGCCGTTCTGTTCTGCGTCAGGCCCAATGCTTACCGAATGCGGATCGTGAAGCCCGGGTCGGAGTAGTAATTGCCCTCGTGGTAGTAGCGCCCGCCACCGCCGCCGTACCCGCCGCCGTACCCCGGCTCGACGTAGCGCGGGCCGTCATAGCGACCATCGTAATAGCGCGGGCCGCCGCCGACGCGGTCGCAGTCGCGAATCGTCACGCGCTTGGGGTTGCCCCATTTATCGGTGCGCCACACCCTCCGCTCCTGGCAGACGACGCGAACATTCTCCACCGACGATCGGGTCGAAATGCCTGCGCTGGGGCCAAGGGGGGCGGCGCTCGCCGCACCGGCAAAGCTGCAGACCGCGACGGCAATCGCGGAGATGGCAATCCTGTTCATGGTACCTCCAAATCGTCAGGACGATCTGGCTAACAACTTCGAATGCTAAACTAAGTTCCAGTAGCGGAAGATTAGTGGTTCAACTTGGCATCACGTCGTATTGCAAGCTCGAAATATTACCACAGAACACCACAGCATTGTTGTCATACATACACTGCGATCATCGAAGGCAGGCGAACACACCATGCGGGTGCACACCACGCCGATCGCCATCTCCGTCTCGGCGCCGGCGGTTTTGAAATCCTCGCGGGGCGCTTCGGCGCGTCTGCGTCCGGGCGGCGCCGTCATCGGGTAAGGATTATTTCCCGGTTTCACGTTCCATTCACGCACGCCAGCACTCTCTTGCCGCGGGTCGAATTGATCGTTCGAGCAGGAGGCTCTTGTGCAACTCCAATCGGTTCCGCAATTGGCGGACTTAAACGTGCATTTGCGTATCAAGCCTATCGCCGTGCGTCTCGCCTTATGGGGCGCGATCATCTCGGCCTCGGCCCTGGCCGGCGTGTCCGCGGTTCAGGCGGCGGGCCCGAGCGGCACCGCCGTCTCGGTCATCCCCGCCGCTGCCGCCAACGGAGCGGAAGGGCGCCGTGTCCTCAAGGTCGATGGCGACGTCTTCATGGGCGACAAGGTGCAGACCGGCCCGGGCGGCGAGGCGCAGATCGAGTTCAAGGATGCGACCAAGCTTGTTGTCGGCCCCAACTCGCTGATGACCATCGACGCCTTCGTGTTCAACGCGGACAACACCGCGCGCAAGATCACCGTGAACGCGGCCAAGGGCGCGTTCCGCTTCATCACCGGTAACAGCGAAAAGCAGGCCTACACGATCAAGACGCCGACCGCGACCATCGGCGTGCGCGGCACGGAGTTCGACTTCTCGGTGGCGGGCAATGGCGAGATGACGCTGGCGCTGTTCGAGGGGCAGGCGCGGGTGTGCGATCTCGCGGGTGTGTGCCGCGACGTGCGCGGCAGTTGCGCCGTGGTCGTCGCGCCCGCCAGCGGCGGGGTGGACCCGGCGACCTGGAGCCAGCCCGTCGCCGCGCGGTTCCCCTATGTGGCCTCGCAGGCCAGCCTGCTGCCGCGTTTCCGGGTGAACACCACCTCATGTGCCGACCGCGAGGCGAGCCTGAGCGTCAATCCGGCGAGCACCAATGACGGCAGGCGCGCCAATAGCCGTACCAGCAGCAGCCGGCCGGCCCCGGATCCCAGCCCGCCCGACGACCATTGCGGCGACGAAGGTGAAGAAACGGGAAGCTATGACACCTCGACACGGCTCGGCGCTTCCGCCTTGTCCGCCGGTGCCAAAAGCTTTGGTGGCGGCTTCGGGGGCAGCTTTGGCGGTCGCAGCTTCGGTGGCAGTTCCAAGGGGAGCGGGAAGAGCGGTGCCGGCAATAGCGGCAGGTCCGGCGGAAGTAATGGCCGCAGCAAGGATTAGGGACGGAGCTTCCTGCTAGCCTCGGATCGTTGCAGCAAGCTCAACGGGTCGGTGCCACCGCATCACACTATGGGAGCCCCGCACGTGCGGGGTTCCCGCCATCTTGAGGGCTGGCTCGGCAATCGTGATAGAACACCCCCGTTCGGTTGCGAGGGATGCGATGAGCCTGCTCGACACACGGCGCCACCAGATGTTCCCGGTCTTCGACGCGACCCAGCTTGAGCTGGTGAAGCGGTTTGCCAGTGGCGAGGCGCGCAGCTTCGCGCCGGGCGAGACCATCTATGATGTCGGCGACCGGAATTCCTCGACCTGGATCATCCTTGAGGGGACCATCGACGTGCGCCGCCGTGACGGGCTTGGCCATGAGCGGGCGATCACCTCGATGGGGGTCGGCGAATTCACCGGCGAGATCAGCCAGCTTGCCGCTCGCGCCTCTCTGGCTGCCGGCATCGCCGGGCCGGAGGGCTGCACCGCAGCGCCGCTCGACAGCGCGCATCTCCGCGCCCTCATCATCGGCTCCGCCGAGATCGGTGAAGTGGTGATGCGCGCGCTCATCCTGCGCCGGGTCGGGCTGATCGAGGCCGATGCGGTGGGCTCGGTGCTGGTGGGCGTTCCCGGCCATCCCGATGTCACGCGCCTCGAGGGTTTCCTCTCGCGCAACGGCTATCCGCACAAGACCCTCAACGCCCACAGCGAGGAGGGCCGAGCGCTGGTCGAGCGGCTCGGCATTCTGCCAAGCGAATTGCCGCTCATGGTCTGTCCGACCGGTGCGGTGCTGAAGTGCCCGAGCGAGGCCGAGGCGGGGGTATGCCTCGGCATGGTCCCCGAACTCACCGCTGACCGACTTTACGATGTCGCCATCGTCGGCGCCGGCCCTGCCGGGCTCGCCACCGCGGTCTATGCGGCATCGGAAGGCTTGAGCGTGCTGGTGCTGGACCAGCGG harbors:
- a CDS encoding FecR domain-containing protein, producing the protein MRLALWGAIISASALAGVSAVQAAGPSGTAVSVIPAAAANGAEGRRVLKVDGDVFMGDKVQTGPGGEAQIEFKDATKLVVGPNSLMTIDAFVFNADNTARKITVNAAKGAFRFITGNSEKQAYTIKTPTATIGVRGTEFDFSVAGNGEMTLALFEGQARVCDLAGVCRDVRGSCAVVVAPASGGVDPATWSQPVAARFPYVASQASLLPRFRVNTTSCADREASLSVNPASTNDGRRANSRTSSSRPAPDPSPPDDHCGDEGEETGSYDTSTRLGASALSAGAKSFGGGFGGSFGGRSFGGSSKGSGKSGAGNSGRSGGSNGRSKD
- a CDS encoding co-chaperone GroES → MKFRPLHDRVAVRRLEGEEKSKGGIIIPDTAKEKPSQGEILAVGPGARDEAGKLVPLDVKVGDLVLFGKWSGTEVKIDGQELLIMKEADIMGVIEKVTSAKKAA
- the groL gene encoding chaperonin GroEL (60 kDa chaperone family; promotes refolding of misfolded polypeptides especially under stressful conditions; forms two stacked rings of heptamers to form a barrel-shaped 14mer; ends can be capped by GroES; misfolded proteins enter the barrel where they are refolded when GroES binds); this encodes MAAKEVRFSTDARDSMLRGVEILTNAVKVTLGPKGRNVVIEKSFGAPRITKDGVTVAKEIELADKFENMGAQMVREVASKTNDLAGDGTTTATVLAAAVIREGAKLVAAGMNPMDLKRGVDLAVVAVVKDIAARAKKVRSSEEIAQVGTIAANGDNTVGDMIAKAMQKVGNEGVITVEEAKSAETELEVVEGMQFDRGYLSPYFITNAEKMTVELEDAYLLLHEKKLSALQSFLPLLEAVAQTGKPLLIVSEDVEGEALATLVVNKLRGGLKVAAVKAPGFGDRRKAMLEDIATLTGGQVVSEDLGIKLENVAIDMLGRAKRIRIDKDTTTVVDGAGKKKDIEGRVSQIKAQIEETTSDYDREKLQERLAKLAGGVAVIRVGGATEVEVKEKKDRVDDALNATRAAVEEGIVPGGGIALLRAKKAVEKLTSDNPDIAAGIKIVLRALEAPIRQIAENAGVEGSIVVGKVQESKDQNFGFNAQTEQFVDMIASGIVDPAKVVRTALQDAGSVAALLITTEAMIADIPAKNAQVAPAMGGMGGMDY
- a CDS encoding DUF1488 domain-containing protein, whose product is MAISFPNTSRSYDPLKRCVRFWGYDSTFEISFYLAEDALQKFSPQPQMDEAVSLSVFDGNRKRIERAAHAAYERQRRSFYMLSKADF